The sequence GAGAAATTTGTCGATCAAACCATTCTAACATCTTAGGGGTGAGAAATTTTCGGGCAGACAGTTCATCCGTGCAGTAAATATTGTAATTTTCGTTATTGCGAATATCCTCTGTTTCAATCTGCACCTCATTTCCTCTGGCTCCTGGATAATCCCCATTTATCTCTCTATTAAAAAGGAATGATTTCTTCGTCGGAACGACACGAAGATGACCTGAGAAATGAATTGGTAGGTTTAAAAAGAATACTTGTCCGCAGAAATCTGTGACTTCCACATGTTCCGTTCTCGTATGTCCATTGGATGTCCGTTGACGAGTCTCAGTATGATGAGCATAGAGATTTGACACTGTCAGCTCTTTGTCATCATGAAATGATAGCTGTTTGAAACATAGAAAATCAGTCGACCGAGGACATAAATGCGTGAGAGCTTCAGAGGGGATGGAACCATCCTCTTTTATCGAAGCCTGAGGAAAAACTTCCTTTAATACAGGCGACAGGATATCATCTAGATAGATCTCATCGTTCGATCGAATTCGATCCCCAAACAAGGCTTTTCGTTTTTTATATTGTGGCCAATAATACAAACCAACAACTAAAAGGATCAAAGGAATAGCTGCAAAACGCAATAAAACGAGAGACAATATGGCACAAATAATACCAAAAGATCGGAAAACATTCCATTGTAGATTGTTCTTCATTTGTTCTCGGATTAATCCGATTGCATCCTGAAATTGTTTGGAGTTTTCTAGCTCCTCAATTTTATGCGAATGGTCTGTAGATACAGGACCATTAGAATGATAGATATCTCCCAAAATCCTCCACTCCTTTCAGACGCAATAAACTTTACTATATTGTAACACCAATAT comes from Streptococcus parasanguinis ATCC 15912 and encodes:
- a CDS encoding DUF3137 domain-containing protein, which codes for MGDIYHSNGPVSTDHSHKIEELENSKQFQDAIGLIREQMKNNLQWNVFRSFGIICAILSLVLLRFAAIPLILLVVGLYYWPQYKKRKALFGDRIRSNDEIYLDDILSPVLKEVFPQASIKEDGSIPSEALTHLCPRSTDFLCFKQLSFHDDKELTVSNLYAHHTETRQRTSNGHTRTEHVEVTDFCGQVFFLNLPIHFSGHLRVVPTKKSFLFNREINGDYPGARGNEVQIETEDIRNNENYNIYCTDELSARKFLTPKMLEWFDRQISQNAMCVFLKDKKLFISLYTDRYIFPTPQKPEDIDQLSLVTEYHKLCRELALIKEITAIFEGETS